Proteins encoded together in one Carassius auratus strain Wakin chromosome 32, ASM336829v1, whole genome shotgun sequence window:
- the LOC113052400 gene encoding thyrotropin-releasing hormone-degrading ectoenzyme, whose product MEKQRFLTDVLHEVMLLDGLASSHPISQEVFEATDIDRVFDWIAYKKGAALIRMLANVMGQPLFQRGLNDYLMTHMYGNAARDDLWNKFSEVRFYASSGCETSIHEQESLLGSVSVERRVKLCLFNLL is encoded by the exons ATG GAGAAGCAGAGGTTTCTGACTGATGTTCTTCATGAGGTGATGTTACTGGACGGTTTGGCCAGTTCTCATCCCATCTCTCAGGAAGTGTTCGAAGCCACAGACATCGACAGAGTGTTTGACTGGATCGCGTACAAGAAG GGAGCCGCTCTGATCCGAATGCTGGCTAACGTCATGGGACAGCCGCTATTCCAGAGAGGCCTCAAT gatTACTTGATGACGCACATGTACGGAAATGCGGCGAGAGACGACTTGTGGAACAAATTCTCCGAGGTGAGATTTTATGCATCTTCTGGGTGTGAGACCTCCATCCATGAGCAGGAATCATTGCTGGGGTCAGTCAGTGTTGAGCGGCGAGTGAAATTGTGTTTGTTCAACCTACTTTAA